GAAGCGATTACAAGCTATAAATTTCCCAAATCTACCTACTTTTATTACCAGGTCCCCTTCTCCACATTTAGGGCATTTTTCACCTAGTTCTACTTCTGGAATTTCTACTTTGCTGATAGTATCTTTTGCTTTTTCAATTTCAGCATGAAAATCCGGATAAAATTCTTCAAGAACTTTGATTCCTTCCATTTCACCAGATTCAACATTATCTAAGTTGGATTCCATTTCAGCAGTGAAATTAACATCAACTATATCTGGGAAGTTTTCTTCTAACATCTCAGTGACTAAGAAACCTAATTCTGTTGGTACAAGACTCTTACCGTCTTTCTCCACGTATTGTCTTGCTAATATAGTTGATATTGTAGGTGCATAAGTAGATGGTCTACCTATACCATTCTCTTCCATGGCTTTAATTAAGGAAGCTTCTGTATATCTTGCAGGTGGTTGCGTGAATTTTTGCTCGGCATCAATCTTATCGCAAGTTAAAGCTTCGCCCTCTTCAAGTTCAGGAATTTCTTCTTTTTCATTACTTAGATATTCGTTATATACTTCCATATAACCAGAGAATTTAATAGTTTCCCCTTTAGTTCTAAAAATATGGTCATTACTTTTAGCATCTAATGTTACAGTATCGATTACAGCATCAACCATCTGACAAGCCACAAACCTTGTCCAAATTAGATTATAAAGTCTATATTGTTCTTCAGTTAGCGATCGCTTTACATATTCTGGTGATAAATCAAAGTGTGTAGGTCTAATTGCCTCGTGAGCATCTTGAGAATTAGAACTCTTATTAGCATAATAATTTGCTTTCTTAGGAAGATATTTTTCTCCATAATTATTTTTTATAAGTGAACGTACAGAGTTAATTGCATCCTGAGAAATACGTACAGAGTCAGTACGCATATAAGTAATTAAGGATACTTGTCCATGACCACCAATATTAACACCTTCGTATAGTTGCTGAGCGACACTCATAGTTCTACGAGAGTTAAAGTTAATTCTAGCTGAAGCATCTTGCTGTAAAGTACTTGTTGTATAAGGTGGTTTAGCTTTACGTTTACGTTGTCCTTTCTTTATCTCATGGACTGAGAAAGCATCTTTATCAATATCAGCAAGAATCGCATCTGCCTCTTCTTTTGTATTAACTTTTACTTTCTTTACTTTTCCTGATTTTAAATCACCTTGGTATCTAGCAGAAAATTGTAGTTCATCATTATTTTTACGAAGTTTAACGTCTAAGTTCCAGTATTCTTCAGGTATAAATGCTTTAATTTCTCTTTCTTTATCAACAATCATTTTACTGGTTACTGATTGGACTCTTCCTGCTGAAAGACCTTTTCTTATCTTCTCCCATAGTAATGGACTCAACTCAAAACCAACAAGTCTATCTAAAATACGCCTTGCTTGTTGAGCATCTACTAAATTCATATCAATACTACGAGGATTTTTTATAGCTTCTTGTACTGTTTTTTCAGTAATTTCATTAAAAGTAACCCTACATTTGGAATCCGGATCTAGTTTAAGTATATGAGCTAAATGCCAAGCTATAGCTTCACCTTCTCTATCCGGGTCAGTTGCCAAAATAATATTGTCAGCATCTTTAGCAAGCTTTTTTAATTCCGCAACAACTTTGTGCTTGCCTTTCATGGTGACATATCTTGGTTTAAATTGATTTTTAACATCAACACCAATAGTAGAAGCAGGTAGATCTCTAATGTGACCTACTGATGCTGTTAATTTATATTCGTCACCTAAATATCTTTCAATAGTTTTTGCTTTAGCTGGTGACTCAACGATTACCAAATTTTTGCTCATTAAAACTCCCTAATAATAAATTCATTTATAAATGTCTTAAAACAATGATTAATTAATTTAAAGATTTTGTCAAAAATACTTTTGTACCACTTCTTTTAATGTATCCTAGAGCTTCTAGTTTAGTTAGCTCAATTAGTAATTCACTGATATTAAGATTCAGTCGATTTGCTAATTCTAATTCATTAAACGCTTTTTTGTCTAACAAATTAAATATTTTCAAAGTTAAATTGTCATAAATTAACATCGACGACATATTATTAAACTTTTCTTTTTGAAAATCAATATTTTTACTATACATTTGAAAATCAATATTCATCCAATCAGTAATATCTTTTGCTGAACGAACTAACAAAGCACCATCTTTTAATAGTGAATTACATCCAGCTGAAACATCTTGATAAATAGATCCTGGAACGGTCATTACATTTCTATTCTGTTCAGCAGCAAATTGAGCAGTGATTAAACTACCACTCTTTTCTCCAGCTTCAACTACAAGAGTGTAATTGCTTAAGGCACTAATTATTCTATTTCTAGCTGGGAAGTAAGGTTTCAAAGGTTTAACTCCAGGAGCGTGTTCTGAAATTAAAACTCCCTCCTTTGCTATACTATCTCGTAAACTTTTGTGTTCTCTTGGATAAATTAAATCTATACCATGCGCAAGCACTGCAACAGTAAATATAGAATTTTCTATTGCAACTTTATGGGCACAACTATCTATTCCTCTAGCTAAACCTGATATAATGCAAAAATTATATAAACTTAATTTTGGAATTTCACTTTCAATAAAACGTTGGCCATAAGAACTCATTCTCCTAGTTCCAACAACCGATAAACTATTTATATTACTTTCATTTAATCTTTCTATCTTACCTTTATAAAATATAACTAAAGGAGCATCACTCGATTCATTTAGTAATTTGGGATAATTGTTTTCTCCCCTCATAGTTATTTTTATATTATATTCTCCGCAATTTTCTAATAAAACTTCTAAGTCATTAATACTTAATTTACTATATTTAATAACTTTATTTTCTGAAAATCTTTGTTTAAATAACGTCAAATTTTCTGTTTTGAATAATTCTGATTCAATAATAAATTTAATTAACTCAGTTCTTTTTAAAACTTTTCTTCTCTGAAGTAAGTATACCAGTGCAGCCATGTAATCTTTTACAATTTCAATGTCCATTTATCTTCTCCTATAGGCAAAAGCTTCATAAATATGATTCTCTTCAATCTGTTCTGCTCCATCTAAATCTGCAATTGTTCTAGCAACACGCCAAATATTTTGATATGACCTAATGGAAAGATTAAAGGTATTTGCTAGATCCTCAAAAATTTTCTTATTTTTCTCACTACACTCTAAACTCTTTCGTATTTTATCTAGTGGCGCCCACGCATTTAGAATATATTTGTCTGTATTAAATCTTGATTTTTGAATATCTCTTGCTCTTTGCACTGCATTTTTATATGAATAAAGATCAAATTGATGTCTATCTAAAGTTTCAGCTATTTTATTTTTTTCTAATGCTAATAAATTACAAAACAAAGAAATTCTATCGAAAAATGGGTTATCAAACTTTTGTCTGTACCTAATTATGTCACCATCGCTACATGTACATAAATTATCTTCAAAATAATTACCACATTTACAAGGATTACAAGTGGCAATTAAAATATATCTAGCTTCTTGTAATATCAGTTCACCATGTAATTTTCTTTCTACTAATCCGCTCTCACTTGAAGAACGTAAATTATTAATAACATCATTAGAAAACAACGAAATTTCATCAAGAAACAAAATCCCCTTATTAGCAAGAGCTAGCTCACCTAATGGGTACTTATAACTCCCTCCTAGAATTGCTGCACTTGTCATACTATGATGCACTTCTCTTAAAACACCAAGTTTAAGCTCTTCTAATTGCGGTGGTAAGTTAGCTATAGAGTATCTAATAGCTAAATTGTAATTCTCTTGTGGAGATAGTTCAGGTAATAAAAATCTTGAATATCTTGCCAATGTACTTTTCCCTGAACCTGCAGCTCCTTGCATTAACAAGTGATGACCTCCAGCTACAGAAATTTGGCAGGCTCGCCAAGCAAAAGCTTGAATATCTACCGGAAATTTATTCAATTCATTTAAATAATTTTTATCTTGATTTTCTTTAATTGTGATAGATTTTTCTTCTATGTCTCTAGGTGATTTTAAAGTTTCAACTAACGCTTTTAAATTCGAGTAATATGTTAAATTATCAATAAAATCCTCTATTTCATTACTTGCATTTTCTGGGACTATATAAAATTTGTCTTCTTCACTATTTACACTATGATTATTATCAAAAATAAGAGCATCTGTTAAAGCTAAAGCTCCCGGAACTGATTCAATATTTCCTGTCAAAGAAAGCTCACCCCAGGCTGATAAGTCCAAGTTTTGAGGTATTTGAGAACTTGCCTGTAAAATTCCTAAAGCTATAGCCAGATCAAAACTCGAACCAGACTTATTCAGCCAGGCAGGATTAAGATTTACAGTTATTTTTCTATTAGGCCAGGTAAATCCTGAATTTTTAATAGCTGATCGTACTCTTTCTCTAGATTCTTTGATAGAAGAATCGGCTAAACCAACAACATTATAATAAGGTAAGCCATTATTCAGACTAACTTCTACATTAATTTTTTCGGACTGAGTTCCGCTTATACATGCACTTTTTACTATACTTATTTCCATAAGAATTTCCCCCTTGAAAATATAGTAGTAAAAAGCATTTTTATAAAAATGCTACAAATATAAACAAAAATAAAGTAGAAGTCACAAAAGCTTCTTTGGCATTTAAGATAAATAACAAATCAAATTAAATTAAAGCTACACATATTTCTGCCTAAAATAATGGTACATCGTACTCCTAATCATACCGTTATATAATTTACGTCTTTTATCTGCTTTATGACCTGTATCTTTCTCAAAATCACACGCTGTAATAATGCTCAAGCGAACACCGGGATTAGTAAAGTTTGTTTTCGGATAAAAAACTAAATTAGCTATTCCTTGATTGATCTTAATCACTTCTGCTTCATCAGCCATTCTTTCACCATAAGGTGGATTAGCTAGAAATAAAAATTCATCATTTTTAAAGTATTTATTGAGTTTATCAATATGTAAATCATGTAGATCTAATACTCTAAAGTCTATTACCTCTCTAACGCCAGCACGTCTAGCATTGGCCTTAGCCATACTAATACTTTTGCCATCTATGTCAGAACCAGCAAATTTAACATTGTTTGGATCAAGATCTCCTCTTGGAATTTCTCTTTCAATTGCAGTATTTTTTACTTCATTGAATATTTTATCACCTATAAAAGGCCATTTTTCCGCAGTAAAATCACGTCTAGCTCCAGGAGCTATTTGATAAGCAATCATTGCTGCTTCAATTGGAAATGTTCCAGATCCACAACAAACATCATAAACAACTTCATTGTTTTCCGGAGAATACTGACTTAGCTTAATAATTCCTGCAGCTAAAGTTTCAGAAATAGGAGCTTGGTTTCTATCTAATCTATATCCACGTTTATGTAAGCCTGCTCCAGAAGTATTAAAACTTAGACGAACATTGTTATCTATAATTTCATAAGCAATATGTAAATCCAAGAAATTTCTATCTTCTTTTAACCTAGAATTTTCCTTTAAATCTCTAGCTTCAATTAAAGAAAGAACTATAGCTTTTTTAATTGTACTTTGAATTGCAGATGGAGCAAAAAGATTTGATTTATGTGTATTAGACCTATCAACGGTAAACGCAGCATTATCTGGAATCCAGGTATCCCATTCTAAAGCTTTTACATTATCAAAAAGCTGATCAAAATCATTGGCTTGAAACTCAGCAACGACTAATTCTACTCTTTCTGCGCAGCGTAAATGCACATTACATAACGCCACAGCTTCAGCGATAGACTCTCTATCTTGCTTTAAACTAATCTGAACATTACCATTCCCAAGTTCTACATTTTCTTTTGCAAAACCTAGATCATATAACTCATCTCTTACAACAGATTCTAATCCAAATAATACTGGTAAATTAATTTTATACACAAATTATCTCCTAAAAACTAATGGGTTTATATTATCACAATTGAATATAACATGTATTATAATGCTCTATTATTTCATGCAATGTTAAAACATTTAAATGCTATAATAGCTGATGTTGCTCAGACATTTGGGCAAATCTTGAATTTAATATTTAATATTTAATTTATATACGGAGGATAAACTATGAACTTAGGTATAGTCGGACTACCAAATGTTGGTAAGAGTACATTATTTAATGCAATTACACAAGCTGGAGCTTTGAGTGCTAATTACCCATTTGCAACAATAGAACCTAATGTAGGTGTCGTTGATGTGCCAGACGAAAGATTAGATAAATTAAGTGAAATGTATAATACACGCAGTAGAGTGCCTGCAAAAATAGAGTTTGTTGATATCGCAGGGTTAGTTGCTGGTGCAAGTAAAGGTGAAGGTTTAGGTAATCAATTTTTAGCTAATATCAGAGAAACAGATGCAATTCTTCAAGTTGTTAGATGTTTTGAAAATGACAATATTATTAATGTTAATGATTCTGTTAACGCTGAAAGAGATATCGATATTATTAGTACTGAATTAGTACTAGCTGATCTTGAATGGATTGAGAAACATAACGCAAAGTTAGTAAAACAAGCCAAAGCTGATAAAACTAAGGCAGTTGAACTGGAATTCACCAAAAGATTAGAAGCTCACTTCGCTGATGGCAAATCAGCTAGAACATTTGAAGTCGCAGAGGATGAGCAAGAATTCTATAACGAATTAAGTTTACTTACAGCTAAACCTATTCTTTATGTTGCTAATATTTCAGAAGATGAAATCTCTGATTACTCAGAAAATCCTCATGTAAAAGCTGTAGCAAAACAGGCTGAAAATGAAAACTCAGCCTATATTGTCATCAGCGCAAAAATTGAAGAAGAAATATCAACCCTAGATCCTGAAGAAAAAGAAATGTTCTTATCTGAGTTAGGTTTAGAAGAATCCGGTTTAGATAAAATTATAAAATCATCTTATGATTTGCTAGGTCTCATCTCCTACTTAACTGCTGGTGAAGATGAATGTAGAGCATGGACAATAACAAAAGGAACAAAAGCACCACAAGCTGCTGGTAAAATCCATACTGACTTTGAGCGTGGTTTTATCCGTGCTGAAGTAGTTGAGTCTTCACACTTAATTGAAGAAGGTTCCATGGCTGCATGTAGTGCCAAAGGGCTAGTTAGATCAGAAGGAAAAGAATATGTTGTAAAGGATGGAGATGTCATTCTATTCCGATTCAATGTTTAATTTCTCTTACTTTTTCAAGACAAAGATTAAGGTCATCTCAGTGATGGCCTTTTAATTTTCAATCTTTAATTTCCTTTACTTTAATCATCTAAATTATTTGAATTATCTATTTCATTTAAATTTTCAGTATTTTCTCTTTCCAGGCTATTGCAGTAATCGTAATCCAAGGAAAGATCTATACCTCTTGAAATAAGCTCTGATTTGATAAGCTCTATTACTTTAGTTTCTAGACTTCTGATATCACCATTATTTTCAATGACTATATCGCCCAAACTTGCATATTCTTCCTGAGATAACTGAATACTAATTCTACGAATGGCATCATCGCGATGTATTCCTCTTTTCTCTAATCGCTCAATTCTTAATTCATCATCGGAGCTTACAATCCACACTTGATCACACTTGTCTAGGAAACCCTCTTTGGCTGGTACAGGAACATCCATAGCAACAGCTTTGACTTTTGCTTCTTTGAGCAATCTACGCTTATAATCCATTTCACTAAAAACTTTTCTATGAACTATTAAGCTTAATAAGTCCAAGCTTTTACTATCTTTAAAAACTATATCCGCCATTTTAGCTCTATCTAGTGCGCCATTTTCGTCTATAAATTCAGGGCCAAAAATATCTATAATATCAGATAATGCTGAACCCCCAGCTTTTGTTACTTCATGAGAAATTTTATCCGCATCTAAAACTTCCAAGCCATGAGCTCTCAATATGTCAGCGACTGTGCTTTTACCACTACCTATTCCACCACTAATACCTAAAACAAACATAATTATCCTTCTTCTTGGTTTTTAATCTTTACTCTCATACCAGTTTTCACCAATTTGAACATCGGCTTTTAAAGGAACTTTAAAATCAACAACAGACTCTAATACTTCTTTAACTAATTTTTGGCAAGATTCTACATCTTCCTCTTTTACTTCTATGAGCACTTCGTCATGGACTTGAATTAAAATTTCGGCATCTAAATCAGCTTCTTCTATAGCTGATGATAAATTAATCATAGCCAGTTTCATAATATCAGCTGCAGTTCCTTGTATAGGAGCATTCATCGCTGCTCTTTCACCAAATTTACGTTTATTAAAGTTTTTCTCTTTGAGCTCTGGAATGTAACGTCTACGTGAGAAATATGTCTCAACATAACCA
Above is a window of Fastidiosipila sanguinis DNA encoding:
- the topA gene encoding type I DNA topoisomerase: MSKNLVIVESPAKAKTIERYLGDEYKLTASVGHIRDLPASTIGVDVKNQFKPRYVTMKGKHKVVAELKKLAKDADNIILATDPDREGEAIAWHLAHILKLDPDSKCRVTFNEITEKTVQEAIKNPRSIDMNLVDAQQARRILDRLVGFELSPLLWEKIRKGLSAGRVQSVTSKMIVDKEREIKAFIPEEYWNLDVKLRKNNDELQFSARYQGDLKSGKVKKVKVNTKEEADAILADIDKDAFSVHEIKKGQRKRKAKPPYTTSTLQQDASARINFNSRRTMSVAQQLYEGVNIGGHGQVSLITYMRTDSVRISQDAINSVRSLIKNNYGEKYLPKKANYYANKSSNSQDAHEAIRPTHFDLSPEYVKRSLTEEQYRLYNLIWTRFVACQMVDAVIDTVTLDAKSNDHIFRTKGETIKFSGYMEVYNEYLSNEKEEIPELEEGEALTCDKIDAEQKFTQPPARYTEASLIKAMEENGIGRPSTYAPTISTILARQYVEKDGKSLVPTELGFLVTEMLEENFPDIVDVNFTAEMESNLDNVESGEMEGIKVLEEFYPDFHAEIEKAKDTISKVEIPEVELGEKCPKCGEGDLVIKVGRFGKFIACNRFPDCDYTDTMNYSTGRKCPLCGSEVVSRKSRRNRIFYTCDKKGKDPDCEFISWDLPVDDKKCETCGSYMLEKKRKSGDYIYCSNKECPTRQSKKSKSKENEQDKEKSINEEADDKE
- the dprA gene encoding DNA-processing protein DprA; amino-acid sequence: MDIEIVKDYMAALVYLLQRRKVLKRTELIKFIIESELFKTENLTLFKQRFSENKVIKYSKLSINDLEVLLENCGEYNIKITMRGENNYPKLLNESSDAPLVIFYKGKIERLNESNINSLSVVGTRRMSSYGQRFIESEIPKLSLYNFCIISGLARGIDSCAHKVAIENSIFTVAVLAHGIDLIYPREHKSLRDSIAKEGVLISEHAPGVKPLKPYFPARNRIISALSNYTLVVEAGEKSGSLITAQFAAEQNRNVMTVPGSIYQDVSAGCNSLLKDGALLVRSAKDITDWMNIDFQMYSKNIDFQKEKFNNMSSMLIYDNLTLKIFNLLDKKAFNELELANRLNLNISELLIELTKLEALGYIKRSGTKVFLTKSLN
- a CDS encoding YifB family Mg chelatase-like AAA ATPase gives rise to the protein MEISIVKSACISGTQSEKINVEVSLNNGLPYYNVVGLADSSIKESRERVRSAIKNSGFTWPNRKITVNLNPAWLNKSGSSFDLAIALGILQASSQIPQNLDLSAWGELSLTGNIESVPGALALTDALIFDNNHSVNSEEDKFYIVPENASNEIEDFIDNLTYYSNLKALVETLKSPRDIEEKSITIKENQDKNYLNELNKFPVDIQAFAWRACQISVAGGHHLLMQGAAGSGKSTLARYSRFLLPELSPQENYNLAIRYSIANLPPQLEELKLGVLREVHHSMTSAAILGGSYKYPLGELALANKGILFLDEISLFSNDVINNLRSSSESGLVERKLHGELILQEARYILIATCNPCKCGNYFEDNLCTCSDGDIIRYRQKFDNPFFDRISLFCNLLALEKNKIAETLDRHQFDLYSYKNAVQRARDIQKSRFNTDKYILNAWAPLDKIRKSLECSEKNKKIFEDLANTFNLSIRSYQNIWRVARTIADLDGAEQIEENHIYEAFAYRRR
- a CDS encoding THUMP domain-containing class I SAM-dependent RNA methyltransferase, yielding MYKINLPVLFGLESVVRDELYDLGFAKENVELGNGNVQISLKQDRESIAEAVALCNVHLRCAERVELVVAEFQANDFDQLFDNVKALEWDTWIPDNAAFTVDRSNTHKSNLFAPSAIQSTIKKAIVLSLIEARDLKENSRLKEDRNFLDLHIAYEIIDNNVRLSFNTSGAGLHKRGYRLDRNQAPISETLAAGIIKLSQYSPENNEVVYDVCCGSGTFPIEAAMIAYQIAPGARRDFTAEKWPFIGDKIFNEVKNTAIEREIPRGDLDPNNVKFAGSDIDGKSISMAKANARRAGVREVIDFRVLDLHDLHIDKLNKYFKNDEFLFLANPPYGERMADEAEVIKINQGIANLVFYPKTNFTNPGVRLSIITACDFEKDTGHKADKRRKLYNGMIRSTMYHYFRQKYV
- the ychF gene encoding redox-regulated ATPase YchF, producing MNLGIVGLPNVGKSTLFNAITQAGALSANYPFATIEPNVGVVDVPDERLDKLSEMYNTRSRVPAKIEFVDIAGLVAGASKGEGLGNQFLANIRETDAILQVVRCFENDNIINVNDSVNAERDIDIISTELVLADLEWIEKHNAKLVKQAKADKTKAVELEFTKRLEAHFADGKSARTFEVAEDEQEFYNELSLLTAKPILYVANISEDEISDYSENPHVKAVAKQAENENSAYIVISAKIEEEISTLDPEEKEMFLSELGLEESGLDKIIKSSYDLLGLISYLTAGEDECRAWTITKGTKAPQAAGKIHTDFERGFIRAEVVESSHLIEEGSMAACSAKGLVRSEGKEYVVKDGDVILFRFNV
- the coaE gene encoding dephospho-CoA kinase (Dephospho-CoA kinase (CoaE) performs the final step in coenzyme A biosynthesis.); the encoded protein is MFVLGISGGIGSGKSTVADILRAHGLEVLDADKISHEVTKAGGSALSDIIDIFGPEFIDENGALDRAKMADIVFKDSKSLDLLSLIVHRKVFSEMDYKRRLLKEAKVKAVAMDVPVPAKEGFLDKCDQVWIVSSDDELRIERLEKRGIHRDDAIRRISIQLSQEEYASLGDIVIENNGDIRSLETKVIELIKSELISRGIDLSLDYDYCNSLERENTENLNEIDNSNNLDD